The Accipiter gentilis chromosome 7, bAccGen1.1, whole genome shotgun sequence genome includes a region encoding these proteins:
- the LOC126040253 gene encoding uncharacterized protein LOC126040253 isoform X3: MKPRGIRTGWLCIAVLCCGAALILRKGEQGHQSTTQRDDILEHVGEPTTTTEDVDKLTRWPTATPMPPWTADTITTSMPTRAGAEGNKTQNTSAVPIRYWSPAIFVVVALLVLFFTYRQTKGEGTQDQATPASDSSDLGALDHLPIQDTTPIIPSSQEEKKGPEKPSEHTETTFCEPDPPLPLPPKPDTPTVAGGPCCSGEPGAV; this comes from the exons ATGAAGCCAAGAGGCATCAGGACAGGGTGGCTCTGCATCGCAGTGCTCTGCTGTGGAGCTg CTCTCATCCTCAGAAAAGGGGAGCAGGGGCACCAAAGCACCACGCAGCGTGATGACATCCTGGAGCATGTGGGAGAACCCACCACAACCACTGAGGATGTGGACAAGCTGACAAGGTGGCCAACAGCCACCCCAATGCCTCCTTGGACCGCAGACACCATCACCACCTCCATGCCGACAAGAGCAGGTGCCGAGGGGAACAAAACCC AAAATACATCGGCTGTTCCCATCAGGTACTGGTCCCCAGCCATTTTTGTGGTGGTTGCTCTGCTCGTGCTCTTCTTCACATACCGGCAGACCAAGGGGGAAG GGACCCAGGACCAAGCCACCCCTGCTAGCGACTCTTCAG ATTTGGGAGCCCTGGACCATCTCCCTATCCAGGACACCACCCCAAtaatcccttcttcccag gaggagaagaaggggcCAGAGAAACCCTCAGAGCACACTGAAACCACCTTCTGTGAGCCAGATCCCCCACTGCCACTGCCACCCAAG CCTGATACACCCACAGTCGCTGGTGGTCCCTGCTGCTCCGGGGAGCCTGGTGCTGTCTGA
- the LOC126040253 gene encoding uncharacterized protein LOC126040253 isoform X2 translates to MKPRGIRTGWLCIAVLCCGAALILRKGEQGHQSTTQRDDILEHVGEPTTTTEDVDKLTRWPTATPMPPWTADTITTSMPTRAENTSAVPIRYWSPAIFVVVALLVLFFTYRQTKGEGTQDQATPASDSSDLGALDHLPIQDTTPIIPSSQEEKKGPEKPSEHTETTFCEPDPPLPLPPKVFHPNALNPSAWQGVVLLAESQPLQPMQVPGKGL, encoded by the exons ATGAAGCCAAGAGGCATCAGGACAGGGTGGCTCTGCATCGCAGTGCTCTGCTGTGGAGCTg CTCTCATCCTCAGAAAAGGGGAGCAGGGGCACCAAAGCACCACGCAGCGTGATGACATCCTGGAGCATGTGGGAGAACCCACCACAACCACTGAGGATGTGGACAAGCTGACAAGGTGGCCAACAGCCACCCCAATGCCTCCTTGGACCGCAGACACCATCACCACCTCCATGCCGACAAGAGCAG AAAATACATCGGCTGTTCCCATCAGGTACTGGTCCCCAGCCATTTTTGTGGTGGTTGCTCTGCTCGTGCTCTTCTTCACATACCGGCAGACCAAGGGGGAAG GGACCCAGGACCAAGCCACCCCTGCTAGCGACTCTTCAG ATTTGGGAGCCCTGGACCATCTCCCTATCCAGGACACCACCCCAAtaatcccttcttcccag gaggagaagaaggggcCAGAGAAACCCTCAGAGCACACTGAAACCACCTTCTGTGAGCCAGATCCCCCACTGCCACTGCCACCCAAGGTATTTCACCCCAATGCACTGAACCCCAGTGCCTGGCAGGGGGTTGTGCTGCTAGCTGAgtcccagcccctccagcccatGCAGGTCCCTGGGAAGGGTTTGTAG
- the LOC126040253 gene encoding uncharacterized protein LOC126040253 isoform X1 translates to MKPRGIRTGWLCIAVLCCGAALILRKGEQGHQSTTQRDDILEHVGEPTTTTEDVDKLTRWPTATPMPPWTADTITTSMPTRAGAEGNKTQNTSAVPIRYWSPAIFVVVALLVLFFTYRQTKGEGTQDQATPASDSSDLGALDHLPIQDTTPIIPSSQEEKKGPEKPSEHTETTFCEPDPPLPLPPKVFHPNALNPSAWQGVVLLAESQPLQPMQVPGKGL, encoded by the exons ATGAAGCCAAGAGGCATCAGGACAGGGTGGCTCTGCATCGCAGTGCTCTGCTGTGGAGCTg CTCTCATCCTCAGAAAAGGGGAGCAGGGGCACCAAAGCACCACGCAGCGTGATGACATCCTGGAGCATGTGGGAGAACCCACCACAACCACTGAGGATGTGGACAAGCTGACAAGGTGGCCAACAGCCACCCCAATGCCTCCTTGGACCGCAGACACCATCACCACCTCCATGCCGACAAGAGCAGGTGCCGAGGGGAACAAAACCC AAAATACATCGGCTGTTCCCATCAGGTACTGGTCCCCAGCCATTTTTGTGGTGGTTGCTCTGCTCGTGCTCTTCTTCACATACCGGCAGACCAAGGGGGAAG GGACCCAGGACCAAGCCACCCCTGCTAGCGACTCTTCAG ATTTGGGAGCCCTGGACCATCTCCCTATCCAGGACACCACCCCAAtaatcccttcttcccag gaggagaagaaggggcCAGAGAAACCCTCAGAGCACACTGAAACCACCTTCTGTGAGCCAGATCCCCCACTGCCACTGCCACCCAAGGTATTTCACCCCAATGCACTGAACCCCAGTGCCTGGCAGGGGGTTGTGCTGCTAGCTGAgtcccagcccctccagcccatGCAGGTCCCTGGGAAGGGTTTGTAG
- the LOC126040251 gene encoding SLAM family member 7-like: MDVFWCLLLALLLLHQATCTSDGAELTGAVGRSVTFQLKNLDRKTTAWSFHNDVIVTVKFGDPPEVTFFDDSYKPRLAFPKNGSALTISQLRMDDAGTYTAKTLGVKATFTLHVYRELAVLTVTCGVQNCSADGCLYTLHCNAFRPGSGNISYSWSTGGLPWQEGPTVLVRESLLDKPLTCTAQNPVSSRNVTIISASALCAGTYSSRQAGIMAALVTGAGVLLAVVVFVIYWKFKGWRIFHLPAAEAMNTEARAEDMTVYAQVGPSQQVHLQNFSKAQQDDPKKTPNASMETFKTIYFTIQAHGHVPCRGSSAEQGDGQDPRLQTDDEKMGNGMAGCQEQDEKSVYSSVS; this comes from the exons ATGGATGTGTTTTGGTGCCTGCtgctcgccctcctcctcctccaccaagcAA CATGCACCAGCGATGGGGCAGAGCTGACTGGGGCCGTGGGCAGGTCTGTCACCTTCCAGCTCAAGAACCTGGATAGAAAAACCACAGCCTGGAGCTTTCACAATGATGTCATAGTGACCGTGAAATTCGGAGATCCTCCTGAAGTCACGTTTTTTGACGACAGCTACAAGCCGCGCTTGGCCTTCCCCAAGAATGGCAGTGCGCTCACCATCTCCCAGCTGAGGATGGATGACGCTGGTACCTACACCGCAAAGACCTTGGGGGTAAAAGCCACCTTCACCCTACATGTGTACA GGGAGCTGGCAGTGCTGACGGTGACCTGTGGGGTGCAGAACTGCTCAGCTGATGGCTGCCTCTACACCCTGCACTGCAATGCATTTCGCCCTGGCTCTGGCAACATCTCCTACAGCTGGAGCACTGGGGGATTGCCATGGCAGGAGGGGCCCACAGTGCTGGTGAGGGAGTCACTCCTGGACAAGCCGCTCACATGCACGGCACAAAACCCTGTGAGCAGCCGCAATGTCACCATCATCTCGGCTTCTGCCCTCTGTGCAG GCACCTACTCCAGCAGGCAGGCTGGAATCATGGCTGCATTGGTGACTGGAGCCGGAGTGCTTTTAGCAGTGGTTGTCTTTGTAATCTACTGGAAATTCAAAG GCTGGAGGATCTTCCATTTGCCTGCAGCCGAGGCTATGAACACAG agGCCAGAGCAGAGGACATGACGGTATATGCCCAAGTCGGCCCTTCACAGCAG GTGCACCTGCAGAATTTCTCTAAGGCACAGCAAGATGACCCAAAGAAGACGCCGAATGCCAGCATGGAGACCTTCAAAACCATCTATTTCACCATCCAGGCTCATGGCCATGTCCCCTGCAGGGGTTCCAGCGCTGAGCAAGGAGATGGGCAAGACCCCAGG TTGCAGACGGATGATGAGAAGATGGGCAACGGTATGGCGGGTTGCCAGGAGCAGGATGAGAAAAGTGTCTACTCGTCAGTCAGCTAG
- the LOC126040250 gene encoding signaling lymphocytic activation molecule-like isoform X2, whose amino-acid sequence MGCSVCLWLLISLGRVWGMGRGARETVLGTLGKATILRIPPELQDLTLRFGAAVWKRDTEDPQRKLVLLKYSDGNYTNYMQGRTRFHNSDFSLEILNTKRQDRQLYEYIVSKGPEEKVWQIQLEVYEPVSDPSIQILSWVLANGSCTVTLNCTAEQGDKVSYSWGSWDTSTLGLCSHNGSLLHLSYPLQNTSIPCTCTASNPVSSRVVAFNFSECSYEQGGSADLRTEHLVLMVAVPIAAVMVLTGVFVTAYLATPIASQEQEQAHLPLAEDNAVHTIYSQVQRVEKQKGVPATEHPSCTTIYAAATGLPLDTAPAPGRAPRPPPSQLAEPSAPQGYPSLSQSPDKEPMTVYASVMMPTA is encoded by the exons CCCTGGGGAAGGCGACAATATTGCGGATCCCCCCTGAACTCCAGGACCTCACCCTGCGCTTTGGGGCAGCCGTCTGGAAGCGGGACACAGAGGACCCACAGAGGAAGCTTGTCCTGCTCAAGTACTCAGATGGCAACTATACCAACTACATGCAGGGACGAACTCGCTTCCACAATTCGGACTTCTCCCTGGAGATCCTGAACACCAAGCGGCAGGACAGGCAGCTCTACGAGTACATAGTCAGCAAGGGGCCGGAGGAGAAAGTCTGGCAGATACAGCTGGAGGTGTATG aGCCGGTGTCTGATCCCAGCATCCAGATCCTCAGCTGGGTGCTGGCCAATGGCAGCTGCACTGTCACCCTCAACTGCACGGCGGAGCAAGGGGACAAAGTCTCCtacagctggggcagctgggaCACCAGCACCTTGGGGCTCTGCTCCCACAATGGCAGCCTCCTGCACCTCTCCTACCCCCTGCAGAACACAAGCATCCCCTGCACCTGCACGGCCAGCAACCCAGTCAGCAGCCGGGTTGTTGCCTTCAACTTCTCTGAGTGCAGCTATGAGCAAGGGG GCAGTGCCGACCTGAGGACAGAGCATCTTGTGCTCATGGTGGCGGTGCCCATCGCTGCAGTGATGGTCCTCACTGGGGTGTTTGTGACTGCCTATTTGGCCACGCCAATTG ccagccaggagcaggagcaggcgCACTTGCCACTCGCTGAGGACAATGCAGTGCACACCATCTACTCCCAAGTGCAGCGGGTGGAG aagcagaaagggGTCCCTGCCACCGAGCACCCCTCCTGCACCACCATCTACGCTGCAGCCACTGGCCTGCCCCTggacacagccccagcccccgGCAGAGCCCCacgacccccccccagccagctggCAGAGCCATCTGCCCCACAGGGCTACCCATCCCTCTCGCAG AGCCCCGACAAGGAGCCCATGACAGTTTACGCCAGCGTGATGATGCCCACGGCCTGA
- the LOC126040250 gene encoding signaling lymphocytic activation molecule-like isoform X1 — protein MGCSVCLWLLISLGRVWGMGRGARETVLGTLGKATILRIPPELQDLTLRFGAAVWKRDTEDPQRKLVLLKYSDGNYTNYMQGRTRFHNSDFSLEILNTKRQDRQLYEYIVSKGPEEKVWQIQLEVYEPVSDPSIQILSWVLANGSCTVTLNCTAEQGDKVSYSWGSWDTSTLGLCSHNGSLLHLSYPLQNTSIPCTCTASNPVSSRVVAFNFSECSYEQGGSADLRTEHLVLMVAVPIAAVMVLTGVFVTAYLATPIASQEQEQAHLPLAEDNAVHTIYSQVQRVEQKQKGVPATEHPSCTTIYAAATGLPLDTAPAPGRAPRPPPSQLAEPSAPQGYPSLSQSPDKEPMTVYASVMMPTA, from the exons CCCTGGGGAAGGCGACAATATTGCGGATCCCCCCTGAACTCCAGGACCTCACCCTGCGCTTTGGGGCAGCCGTCTGGAAGCGGGACACAGAGGACCCACAGAGGAAGCTTGTCCTGCTCAAGTACTCAGATGGCAACTATACCAACTACATGCAGGGACGAACTCGCTTCCACAATTCGGACTTCTCCCTGGAGATCCTGAACACCAAGCGGCAGGACAGGCAGCTCTACGAGTACATAGTCAGCAAGGGGCCGGAGGAGAAAGTCTGGCAGATACAGCTGGAGGTGTATG aGCCGGTGTCTGATCCCAGCATCCAGATCCTCAGCTGGGTGCTGGCCAATGGCAGCTGCACTGTCACCCTCAACTGCACGGCGGAGCAAGGGGACAAAGTCTCCtacagctggggcagctgggaCACCAGCACCTTGGGGCTCTGCTCCCACAATGGCAGCCTCCTGCACCTCTCCTACCCCCTGCAGAACACAAGCATCCCCTGCACCTGCACGGCCAGCAACCCAGTCAGCAGCCGGGTTGTTGCCTTCAACTTCTCTGAGTGCAGCTATGAGCAAGGGG GCAGTGCCGACCTGAGGACAGAGCATCTTGTGCTCATGGTGGCGGTGCCCATCGCTGCAGTGATGGTCCTCACTGGGGTGTTTGTGACTGCCTATTTGGCCACGCCAATTG ccagccaggagcaggagcaggcgCACTTGCCACTCGCTGAGGACAATGCAGTGCACACCATCTACTCCCAAGTGCAGCGGGTGGAG cagaagcagaaagggGTCCCTGCCACCGAGCACCCCTCCTGCACCACCATCTACGCTGCAGCCACTGGCCTGCCCCTggacacagccccagcccccgGCAGAGCCCCacgacccccccccagccagctggCAGAGCCATCTGCCCCACAGGGCTACCCATCCCTCTCGCAG AGCCCCGACAAGGAGCCCATGACAGTTTACGCCAGCGTGATGATGCCCACGGCCTGA
- the LOC126040250 gene encoding signaling lymphocytic activation molecule-like isoform X3, producing MGRGARETVLGTLGKATILRIPPELQDLTLRFGAAVWKRDTEDPQRKLVLLKYSDGNYTNYMQGRTRFHNSDFSLEILNTKRQDRQLYEYIVSKGPEEKVWQIQLEVYEPVSDPSIQILSWVLANGSCTVTLNCTAEQGDKVSYSWGSWDTSTLGLCSHNGSLLHLSYPLQNTSIPCTCTASNPVSSRVVAFNFSECSYEQGGSADLRTEHLVLMVAVPIAAVMVLTGVFVTAYLATPIASQEQEQAHLPLAEDNAVHTIYSQVQRVEQKQKGVPATEHPSCTTIYAAATGLPLDTAPAPGRAPRPPPSQLAEPSAPQGYPSLSQSPDKEPMTVYASVMMPTA from the exons CCCTGGGGAAGGCGACAATATTGCGGATCCCCCCTGAACTCCAGGACCTCACCCTGCGCTTTGGGGCAGCCGTCTGGAAGCGGGACACAGAGGACCCACAGAGGAAGCTTGTCCTGCTCAAGTACTCAGATGGCAACTATACCAACTACATGCAGGGACGAACTCGCTTCCACAATTCGGACTTCTCCCTGGAGATCCTGAACACCAAGCGGCAGGACAGGCAGCTCTACGAGTACATAGTCAGCAAGGGGCCGGAGGAGAAAGTCTGGCAGATACAGCTGGAGGTGTATG aGCCGGTGTCTGATCCCAGCATCCAGATCCTCAGCTGGGTGCTGGCCAATGGCAGCTGCACTGTCACCCTCAACTGCACGGCGGAGCAAGGGGACAAAGTCTCCtacagctggggcagctgggaCACCAGCACCTTGGGGCTCTGCTCCCACAATGGCAGCCTCCTGCACCTCTCCTACCCCCTGCAGAACACAAGCATCCCCTGCACCTGCACGGCCAGCAACCCAGTCAGCAGCCGGGTTGTTGCCTTCAACTTCTCTGAGTGCAGCTATGAGCAAGGGG GCAGTGCCGACCTGAGGACAGAGCATCTTGTGCTCATGGTGGCGGTGCCCATCGCTGCAGTGATGGTCCTCACTGGGGTGTTTGTGACTGCCTATTTGGCCACGCCAATTG ccagccaggagcaggagcaggcgCACTTGCCACTCGCTGAGGACAATGCAGTGCACACCATCTACTCCCAAGTGCAGCGGGTGGAG cagaagcagaaagggGTCCCTGCCACCGAGCACCCCTCCTGCACCACCATCTACGCTGCAGCCACTGGCCTGCCCCTggacacagccccagcccccgGCAGAGCCCCacgacccccccccagccagctggCAGAGCCATCTGCCCCACAGGGCTACCCATCCCTCTCGCAG AGCCCCGACAAGGAGCCCATGACAGTTTACGCCAGCGTGATGATGCCCACGGCCTGA
- the LOC126040250 gene encoding signaling lymphocytic activation molecule-like isoform X4, with translation MGCSVCLWLLISLGRVWGMGRGARETVLGTLGKATILRIPPELQDLTLRFGAAVWKRDTEDPQRKLVLLKYSDGNYTNYMQGRTRFHNSDFSLEILNTKRQDRQLYEYIVSKGPEEKVWQIQLEVYEPVSDPSIQILSWVLANGSCTVTLNCTAEQGDKVSYSWGSWDTSTLGLCSHNGSLLHLSYPLQNTSIPCTCTASNPVSSRVVAFNFSECSYEQGGSADLRTEHLVLMVAVPIAAVMVLTGVFVTAYLATPIASQEQEQAHLPLAEDNAVHTIYSQVQRVESPDKEPMTVYASVMMPTA, from the exons CCCTGGGGAAGGCGACAATATTGCGGATCCCCCCTGAACTCCAGGACCTCACCCTGCGCTTTGGGGCAGCCGTCTGGAAGCGGGACACAGAGGACCCACAGAGGAAGCTTGTCCTGCTCAAGTACTCAGATGGCAACTATACCAACTACATGCAGGGACGAACTCGCTTCCACAATTCGGACTTCTCCCTGGAGATCCTGAACACCAAGCGGCAGGACAGGCAGCTCTACGAGTACATAGTCAGCAAGGGGCCGGAGGAGAAAGTCTGGCAGATACAGCTGGAGGTGTATG aGCCGGTGTCTGATCCCAGCATCCAGATCCTCAGCTGGGTGCTGGCCAATGGCAGCTGCACTGTCACCCTCAACTGCACGGCGGAGCAAGGGGACAAAGTCTCCtacagctggggcagctgggaCACCAGCACCTTGGGGCTCTGCTCCCACAATGGCAGCCTCCTGCACCTCTCCTACCCCCTGCAGAACACAAGCATCCCCTGCACCTGCACGGCCAGCAACCCAGTCAGCAGCCGGGTTGTTGCCTTCAACTTCTCTGAGTGCAGCTATGAGCAAGGGG GCAGTGCCGACCTGAGGACAGAGCATCTTGTGCTCATGGTGGCGGTGCCCATCGCTGCAGTGATGGTCCTCACTGGGGTGTTTGTGACTGCCTATTTGGCCACGCCAATTG ccagccaggagcaggagcaggcgCACTTGCCACTCGCTGAGGACAATGCAGTGCACACCATCTACTCCCAAGTGCAGCGGGTGGAG AGCCCCGACAAGGAGCCCATGACAGTTTACGCCAGCGTGATGATGCCCACGGCCTGA